One region of Drosophila kikkawai strain 14028-0561.14 chromosome 2R, DkikHiC1v2, whole genome shotgun sequence genomic DNA includes:
- the LOC108082136 gene encoding uncharacterized protein yields MPLIALALIAFGLTLGQSLPIDEGESAPTVVTGEPAESTAGRVVFDQRQTGRFNIHVSIKDVAIIEVGQNGLAEETYNDEEDYYYDDSALTVKPIKLTTEASTTTSTRATSQSVAPPETTEATTPSPNSSFTSSLLADIAASVTKPKSRLNNLMIVETPIGGVTKAPHLHPHPHPHHPLHGRSKDIPTVAAAAITPPSLPDGIEYTPPKGPNSPIFKVKVQRSSMPAAKKSAAAAARCRGHQVRDAHGKCSDSIYRKLYSMLVGLNFPFLAAANSADSV; encoded by the exons ATGCCACTGATAGCCCTGGCCCTGATCGCCTTTGGCCTAACTCTGGGCCAATCACTGCCCATCGATGAGGGAGAGTCGGCGCCGACGGTGGTGACCGGCGAGCCGGCAGAATCGACGGCAGGGCGAGTGGTCTTCGACCAGCGGCAGACGGGTCGTTTCAACATCCATGTGAGCATCAAGGATGTGGCCATCATCGAGGTGGGCCAGAATGGGCTGGCCGAG GAGACATACAACGATGAGGAGGATTACTATTACGATGACAGTGCGTTGACCGTCAAGCCGATCAAGCTGACCACAGAGGCCAGTACCACGACAAGCACCAGGGCGACTTCGCAATCGGTGGCTCCACCAGAGACCACAGAAGCCACTACACCCAGCCCCAACTCCAGCTTCACCTCCAGCCTGTTGGCCGACATAGCAGCCAGTGTAACAAAACCCAAGTCCCGGCTGAATAACTTAATGATTGTGGAGACACCCATTGGTGGGGTCACTAAGGCTCCACACCTGCATCCACACCCACATCCACACCATCCGCTACATGGCAGGTCCAAGGATATACCCACCGTGGCCGCCGCTGCCATAACGCCGCCTTCCCTGCCCGATGGCATTGAGTATACACCGCCCAAGGGTCCCAACTCTCCCATTTTTAAGGTGAAGGTTCAACGATCTTCGATGCCCGCCGCCAAGAAGtcagccgccgccgctgcccgctGCCGGGGCCACCAGGTGCGGGATGCCCATGGCAAGTGCTCCGACTCGATCTA cAGAAAGCTGTACAGCATGCTGGTTGGTCtgaattttccctttttggcAGCCGCCAATTCTGCAGATAGTGTTTGA
- the LOC108082133 gene encoding uncharacterized protein: MDQWTGVHRAFVIRAYYKSNDSISTAQRLFKKQFSIYQTPPTNVIKSWLRHFESTGSSQGGCGGYSRSSLPQIFCTICNQCLSNEKNFSSVK; the protein is encoded by the exons ATGGATCAGTGGACGGGTGTGCACCGGGCGTTCGTCATACGTGCCTACTACAAGAGCAACGACTCCATCAGCACCGCCCAGCGGCTGTTCAAGAAGCAGTTTAGCATTTACCAGACGCCGCCGACGAATGTGATCAAGTCTTGGCTAAGACACTTCGAAAGCACTGGATCCTCGCAAGGCGGCTGTGGGGGTTATTCGAGATCTTCCCTGCCG CAAATTTTCTGCACCATTTGCAATCAGTGCCTGAGTAACGAGAAAAACTTTAGCTCCGTGAAGTGA
- the LOC108082134 gene encoding uncharacterized protein, protein MSLWSQLKPLEFCRTVYSDHNSWSFVKCSVAFCAGVLLIRSLEGKLPEVGLVPNI, encoded by the coding sequence ATGTCCCTGTGGTCGCAGCTGAAGCCTCTGGAATTCTGTCGAACGGTCTACAGTGACCACAACTCCTGGTCATTCGTCAAGTGTTCGGTGGCCTTTTGTGCCGGTGTGCTTCTGATTCGTAGCCTGGAAGGTAAATTGCCTGAAGTCGGCTTGGTTCCCAATATTTAG